A window of Hyalangium ruber contains these coding sequences:
- a CDS encoding DUF1428 domain-containing protein: MRYVDGFVLPVPKKNVQAYRRMAQKAGKIWKEHGALEYIECVADDVKPGKVTSFPQSVKLKPDEIVIFSWIVFKSRAHRDRVNKKVMADPRLQQPKDTPFDMKRMIYGGFKSLVER, encoded by the coding sequence ATGAGATACGTCGATGGCTTCGTCTTACCGGTACCCAAGAAGAACGTGCAGGCCTATCGCCGCATGGCTCAGAAGGCGGGGAAGATCTGGAAGGAGCACGGCGCGCTCGAGTACATCGAGTGTGTCGCTGACGACGTGAAACCGGGCAAGGTCACGTCGTTCCCGCAGAGCGTCAAGCTCAAGCCGGATGAGATCGTGATCTTCTCGTGGATCGTCTTCAAGTCACGCGCGCATCGCGACCGCGTCAACAAAAAGGTCATGGCGGACCCGCGCTTGCAGCAGCCGAAGGACACGCCCTTCGACATGAAGCGAATGATCTACGGCGGCTTCAAGTCGCTGGTGGAGCGCTGA
- a CDS encoding metal-dependent hydrolase, producing the protein MNPIVHAELSWLLTLRLRERRDRVLVTLAGLAPDVDGLTLLAGEDMYARYHHVLSHGYVGALVTMAVCVAFARQRGWVALLSLVAFHLHLLCDLAGSGPGWPIHYFWPTDMREWFWKGQWNLASWQNSLIGLVATLACLACALRWRRTVVELLAPRWDVEVTRTLRRRFLGESSVEPNPAQGSRH; encoded by the coding sequence GTGAATCCCATTGTCCACGCGGAGTTGTCCTGGCTGCTCACCCTGCGCCTTCGCGAGCGGCGTGATCGCGTGCTCGTCACCCTCGCGGGGCTGGCGCCCGACGTGGACGGGCTCACCCTGCTCGCGGGGGAAGACATGTACGCGCGCTATCACCACGTGCTCTCCCACGGCTACGTCGGGGCGCTCGTCACGATGGCGGTGTGCGTGGCGTTCGCCCGGCAGCGCGGGTGGGTGGCCCTGCTCTCCCTCGTCGCCTTCCACCTGCACCTGCTGTGCGACCTGGCCGGGAGCGGCCCCGGCTGGCCCATCCACTACTTCTGGCCCACCGACATGCGGGAGTGGTTCTGGAAGGGGCAGTGGAATCTGGCCTCCTGGCAGAACAGCCTCATCGGACTGGTCGCCACGCTGGCCTGTCTCGCGTGTGCCCTGCGCTGGCGCCGCACCGTCGTGGAGTTGCTGGCCCCCCGCTGGGACGTGGAGGTGACCCGCACGCTGCGGCGCCGCTTCCTCGGTGAGTCCTCTGTCGAACCGAACCCGGCTCAGGGCTCGCGGCACTGA
- a CDS encoding LysR substrate-binding domain-containing protein has translation MSFSPHPFTLRQLQYVVAVADALSFRKAAERCHVSQPSLSAQLAQLEGVLGARLFERDRRRVLLTSAGKELVERARRLLVEADELVEAARRAGDPLSGTLRVGVIPTVSPYLLPTVTPALRKSYPRLKVLWLEDKTEVLTRELERGALDAALVALEADIGDVESEVIAEDPFVLVVPKDHPLGARKDEASPAELRGEDVLLLDEGHCFRTQALALCSKARAHELEFRATSLTTLTQMIASGAGVTLLPKLAVPTEVQRSQLRARPFAEPAPKRTLALIWRKRSSLAGALKQVATTLKSVYPGS, from the coding sequence ATGAGCTTCTCGCCTCATCCCTTCACCCTTCGACAGCTCCAATACGTCGTCGCGGTCGCGGACGCGCTGAGCTTCCGGAAGGCGGCGGAACGCTGCCATGTGTCCCAACCCTCCCTCAGCGCGCAGCTGGCGCAGCTCGAAGGGGTCCTGGGAGCGCGCCTCTTCGAGCGTGATCGCCGGCGCGTGCTGCTCACGTCCGCGGGCAAGGAGCTGGTGGAGCGCGCCCGGAGACTGCTCGTCGAGGCGGACGAACTCGTGGAGGCTGCCCGGCGTGCGGGTGACCCCTTGAGCGGCACCCTGCGGGTGGGCGTGATTCCCACGGTGTCCCCCTACCTCCTGCCCACCGTGACTCCCGCGCTTCGCAAGAGCTACCCCCGGCTCAAGGTGCTCTGGCTCGAGGACAAGACCGAGGTGCTGACTCGAGAGCTGGAGCGGGGCGCGCTGGATGCCGCGCTCGTAGCCCTGGAGGCGGACATTGGAGATGTGGAGTCGGAGGTCATCGCCGAGGACCCGTTCGTCCTCGTGGTGCCGAAGGACCATCCTCTCGGGGCGCGGAAGGACGAGGCCTCGCCGGCGGAGCTGCGCGGGGAGGACGTGCTGCTGCTGGATGAGGGGCACTGCTTTCGAACCCAGGCCCTGGCGCTGTGCTCCAAGGCTCGCGCACACGAGCTCGAGTTCCGCGCGACGAGCCTCACTACCCTCACACAGATGATCGCCTCGGGAGCCGGAGTTACCCTGCTACCCAAACTGGCGGTGCCCACGGAGGTGCAGCGCTCGCAGCTCCGAGCGCGCCCCTTCGCGGAGCCAGCCCCCAAGCGGACGCTCGCCCTCATCTGGCGGAAGCGCTCCTCCCTCGCCGGAGCGCTCAAGCAGGTCGCGACGACCCTCAAGAGCGTCTATCCCGGGAGCTAG
- a CDS encoding D-Ala-D-Ala carboxypeptidase family metallohydrolase: MGWDLTKQLVWVVCVGLLASCSCGREEPGTGGSGPLAGDEVQTDQGKVVLEITEAFSRGEREGPVRTSFISPSEELIVRARLTGAPAGTEDHIRWAVRPVGLHTGPAVPDTHEGKEFNFRGSSALAKDGSRKPNPPLEYEVVASVTVDGETLEARLPPTTFLRQDELDTLRQEYADFGTRFQPRLVNVSVPRRARFNTGNYTVIVEESAGGLEKLLTDVETEVNKILNDDVQRKNVGTRALRPNEVVVASGPSLPGVGALGDTEPRGDDVCAGPQVNGGCAGPIHAGPNGIAETRANNRGVRVSLESLVTSAFRNPQRNRAIGSLSLNSRHTRGRALDIDPRPLKVPGKDARQLMCVIEVAGARVVGEANSFTERGAATFLDCNDPVADHVHIQR; encoded by the coding sequence ATGGGATGGGACCTGACGAAGCAGCTCGTGTGGGTGGTGTGCGTGGGCCTCCTCGCGAGCTGTTCGTGTGGCCGGGAGGAGCCGGGCACGGGCGGCAGTGGTCCGCTGGCGGGGGACGAGGTCCAGACGGACCAGGGCAAGGTGGTGCTGGAGATCACCGAGGCCTTCTCGCGGGGAGAGCGCGAGGGGCCGGTGCGAACCTCCTTCATCTCTCCCTCCGAGGAGCTGATCGTCCGGGCGCGCCTCACCGGTGCGCCCGCCGGAACGGAAGACCACATCCGCTGGGCGGTGCGCCCGGTGGGGCTGCACACGGGCCCGGCGGTGCCGGACACGCACGAGGGCAAGGAGTTCAACTTCCGAGGCAGCTCGGCGCTGGCCAAGGACGGCAGCCGCAAGCCCAACCCGCCGCTGGAGTACGAGGTGGTCGCCTCCGTCACGGTGGACGGCGAGACGCTGGAGGCGCGCCTGCCGCCCACCACGTTCCTGCGGCAGGACGAGCTGGACACGCTGCGGCAGGAGTACGCGGACTTCGGCACCCGCTTCCAGCCGCGCCTGGTCAACGTCTCGGTGCCGCGCCGGGCGCGCTTCAACACGGGCAACTACACCGTCATCGTCGAGGAGTCCGCCGGAGGCTTGGAGAAGCTGCTGACGGACGTGGAGACGGAGGTGAACAAGATCCTCAACGACGACGTGCAGCGCAAGAACGTGGGGACGCGGGCGTTGCGGCCGAACGAAGTGGTGGTCGCTTCGGGGCCCTCGCTGCCGGGCGTGGGAGCGCTGGGAGACACGGAGCCGCGGGGGGATGACGTGTGCGCTGGTCCACAGGTGAACGGCGGCTGCGCGGGCCCCATCCACGCCGGACCCAATGGCATCGCCGAGACGCGCGCCAACAATCGGGGTGTACGGGTGTCCTTGGAGTCCCTGGTCACCAGCGCCTTTCGCAACCCGCAGCGCAACCGGGCGATCGGCTCGCTGTCGCTCAACAGCCGGCACACCCGGGGCCGGGCGCTGGACATCGATCCCCGCCCGCTGAAGGTGCCGGGCAAGGACGCGCGGCAGCTCATGTGCGTCATCGAGGTGGCCGGAGCGCGCGTGGTGGGAGAGGCCAACTCCTTCACCGAGCGCGGCGCGGCCACGTTCCTCGACTGCAACGACCCGGTGGCAGACCACGTCCACATCCAGCGCTGA
- a CDS encoding esterase-like activity of phytase family protein, giving the protein MLPAITWGPGPTSGTRLGQGPFNGVPVPFLDRQPVQGFSGALDNGDGSFLVMTDNGYGALENSADSVLRVYTVRPDFKTQEGGRGGMAVEGGFDLRDPDKHVRFAITNHFTPERILTGADFDIESFQRTPDGTLWFGDEFGPFLLHTDASGKLLESPIPLVDAAHGGELRTPQNPFSEEASAVRVMNALRAHARGHGAFKVPVFSPHYALLNDKNAATGVPNRLAPPAGSRLSPATSDVFEVKSLQTAGYPVVPWTVNDLASMKSVLALGVNGMISDRPDLLLQAVREHVVPGQAQPGGLMDADGLIDGSRFDAQGHRGGRDLRPENTLPAMEVALDHLMTTLELDTGISADGVPMLDHDPSIEAARCRRADKRTYDRGSQVLVKSLTAAQIQSTFICDKVVRGASQLNDPARSPAAAAFAAGRGLRHVYVMPTLQQVFDFVRFYGEYYRTGAGASHPEAARRAKNAERVRFNIETKVNPRARYAANTVEPKAFADAVARVILGNGLADRADMQSFDFRTLLRVHEKYPQLRTVFLFGDFPVYADTSLAGTDDGTNLQPEDTANTPWLAGLYWPYRSTAPDKPFRVLPSGGFESLALGKDGTKLYPMLEKGLVGGEAGSRIIYEFDIASRRYTGVKHLYKMEEKGESIGDFILFDEGRGLALERDGTQGKLDGFKAVYELKFNGDGQQVSKRLAVDLLRIDDTAGIAGAGSPGDVGLGADFAFPFVTIEDVLFFDSTHIGVINDNNFPFSVGRHVGTGAPDDTEFIRIQLDQELGKL; this is encoded by the coding sequence GTGCTGCCCGCCATCACCTGGGGTCCGGGGCCCACCTCGGGCACACGGCTGGGGCAGGGGCCCTTCAACGGCGTGCCCGTGCCCTTCCTCGATCGACAGCCAGTGCAGGGCTTCTCCGGAGCGCTCGACAACGGGGACGGCTCATTCCTGGTGATGACCGACAACGGCTATGGCGCCCTGGAGAACTCGGCGGACTCCGTCTTGCGTGTCTACACGGTGCGGCCCGACTTCAAGACGCAGGAGGGCGGGCGCGGGGGCATGGCCGTGGAGGGCGGGTTCGACCTGAGAGACCCGGACAAGCACGTCCGCTTCGCCATCACGAACCACTTCACCCCCGAGCGAATCCTGACCGGCGCGGACTTCGACATCGAGTCCTTCCAGCGCACGCCAGACGGCACGCTCTGGTTCGGTGACGAGTTCGGCCCGTTTCTTCTGCACACGGACGCCAGCGGCAAGCTGCTGGAGTCGCCCATTCCCTTGGTGGACGCGGCCCACGGTGGCGAGCTGCGTACCCCCCAGAACCCCTTCTCCGAGGAGGCCTCCGCCGTCCGGGTGATGAATGCGCTGCGAGCCCATGCCCGCGGCCATGGTGCCTTCAAGGTGCCGGTGTTCTCGCCGCACTACGCGCTGCTCAATGACAAGAACGCGGCCACCGGAGTGCCCAATCGCCTGGCACCGCCCGCGGGCTCGCGGCTGAGCCCCGCCACCAGTGACGTGTTCGAGGTGAAGTCGCTCCAGACGGCCGGCTACCCCGTCGTCCCGTGGACGGTGAATGACCTGGCCTCGATGAAGTCAGTGCTCGCCTTGGGTGTGAACGGGATGATCAGCGATCGGCCAGACCTGCTGCTCCAGGCGGTGCGCGAGCACGTGGTTCCCGGACAGGCCCAGCCCGGTGGCCTGATGGACGCGGACGGCCTCATCGACGGCTCCCGATTCGATGCGCAGGGCCACCGGGGCGGCCGGGACCTGCGCCCGGAGAACACCCTGCCTGCGATGGAGGTGGCGCTGGACCACCTCATGACGACGCTGGAGCTGGACACCGGCATCAGCGCCGATGGCGTGCCGATGCTCGACCATGATCCAAGCATCGAAGCCGCCAGGTGCCGGCGTGCGGACAAGCGCACCTACGACCGGGGCAGCCAGGTGCTGGTGAAGAGCCTCACCGCGGCGCAGATTCAGTCCACCTTCATCTGCGACAAGGTTGTTCGGGGAGCCAGCCAGCTCAATGACCCGGCACGCTCACCGGCGGCGGCGGCCTTCGCGGCGGGCAGGGGGCTGCGGCACGTGTATGTGATGCCCACGCTGCAGCAGGTGTTCGACTTCGTCCGCTTCTATGGCGAGTACTACCGCACAGGAGCAGGGGCCTCGCACCCGGAGGCCGCTCGGCGCGCGAAGAACGCGGAGCGGGTGCGCTTCAACATCGAGACGAAGGTGAACCCGCGAGCGCGCTACGCCGCGAACACGGTGGAGCCCAAGGCGTTCGCGGACGCGGTCGCGCGGGTCATCCTCGGCAATGGCTTGGCGGACCGGGCGGACATGCAGAGCTTCGACTTCCGCACGCTGCTGCGGGTACACGAGAAGTACCCACAGCTCCGCACGGTGTTCCTCTTCGGTGACTTCCCCGTGTACGCGGACACCTCGCTGGCGGGCACGGACGATGGCACCAACCTGCAGCCGGAAGACACGGCGAACACGCCGTGGCTCGCGGGGCTGTACTGGCCCTACCGCTCCACGGCACCGGACAAGCCGTTTCGCGTGCTGCCGAGCGGCGGCTTCGAGAGCCTGGCGCTTGGCAAGGACGGCACGAAGCTCTACCCGATGCTGGAGAAGGGGCTGGTGGGCGGCGAGGCGGGCTCGCGGATCATCTACGAGTTCGACATCGCCAGCCGCCGCTACACCGGCGTGAAGCACCTCTACAAGATGGAGGAGAAGGGCGAGTCCATCGGTGACTTCATCCTCTTCGACGAGGGGCGCGGCCTGGCCCTGGAGCGGGACGGCACTCAGGGCAAGCTGGACGGCTTCAAGGCCGTCTACGAGCTGAAGTTCAACGGAGACGGGCAGCAAGTGTCCAAGCGGCTGGCGGTGGACCTGTTGCGCATCGATGACACGGCCGGCATCGCTGGCGCGGGGAGCCCAGGGGACGTGGGGCTCGGCGCGGACTTCGCCTTCCCGTTCGTCACCATCGAGGACGTGCTCTTCTTCGACAGCACGCACATCGGCGTCATCAACGACAACAACTTCCCCTTCAGCGTGGGCCGCCACGTGGGCACCGGCGCGCCGGATGACACGGAGTTCATCCGCATCCAGCTCGACCAGGAGTTGGGGAAGCTGTAG
- a CDS encoding tetratricopeptide repeat protein, giving the protein MKTARLSCALVALLPALSWAQAAPSQALRRTAPLSPVAQEGLQLAQQGCQSDGYEPELCERAIARLEEAAREDPEGVDVQVALAQAYWNRGQVESPQSRGRQSWRQRSVDTLQRMVDRKVKDARPYYELSLRQEEDAKRTPLLERTVELEPRHPRARQDMAWGLLRQGRADEALRAYKEHMEASPVKDRQEARENLRFADEMARRKGPRQAAQVLETVMKQTREERRSERCLLFQAVDPRLAESAPVVRGELQALRPYCTDTQHLDRAVELERQGRVDEAVTALEQQVATNPKPEETHVMLERLYERKGQVAKAAEATARELRAKPDVRELCERFRKVSPLTLRAMNKETVEAVRRQCREP; this is encoded by the coding sequence ATGAAGACCGCTCGACTGTCCTGCGCCCTCGTGGCGCTCCTGCCCGCGCTGAGCTGGGCCCAGGCCGCGCCGTCCCAGGCGCTTCGGCGCACGGCGCCGCTCTCACCTGTCGCGCAAGAGGGACTCCAGCTGGCGCAGCAGGGGTGTCAGTCGGACGGCTACGAGCCGGAGCTGTGCGAGCGGGCCATCGCCCGGCTCGAGGAGGCGGCGCGTGAGGATCCGGAAGGGGTGGACGTGCAGGTGGCGCTGGCACAGGCGTACTGGAACCGCGGCCAGGTGGAGAGCCCCCAGTCGCGCGGGCGCCAGAGCTGGCGGCAGCGCTCGGTGGACACCCTGCAGCGGATGGTGGACCGGAAGGTGAAGGATGCGCGGCCGTACTACGAGCTGAGCCTGCGGCAGGAAGAGGACGCGAAGCGCACGCCGCTGCTGGAGCGCACGGTGGAGCTGGAGCCGCGCCACCCCCGGGCGCGCCAGGACATGGCGTGGGGGCTCCTCCGGCAGGGGAGGGCGGACGAGGCGCTGCGGGCCTACAAGGAGCACATGGAGGCCAGCCCCGTGAAGGACCGGCAGGAGGCACGGGAGAACCTCCGGTTCGCCGATGAGATGGCCCGGAGGAAAGGGCCCAGGCAGGCGGCGCAGGTGCTGGAGACGGTGATGAAGCAGACGCGAGAGGAGCGCCGCTCCGAGCGCTGCCTGCTCTTCCAGGCCGTGGATCCACGTCTGGCCGAGAGCGCACCCGTGGTGCGCGGTGAACTACAGGCGCTCAGGCCCTACTGCACGGACACCCAGCACCTGGATCGCGCGGTGGAATTGGAGCGCCAGGGCCGGGTGGACGAGGCCGTCACGGCGCTGGAGCAGCAGGTGGCCACCAACCCCAAGCCGGAGGAGACGCACGTGATGCTTGAGCGCCTCTACGAGCGAAAGGGGCAGGTGGCGAAGGCGGCGGAGGCGACGGCGCGAGAGCTGCGCGCGAAGCCGGACGTCCGGGAGCTGTGCGAGCGCTTCCGGAAGGTCTCTCCGCTCACCTTGCGCGCCATGAACAAGGAAACGGTGGAGGCGGTACGGCGTCAGTGCCGCGAGCCCTGA
- a CDS encoding L,D-transpeptidase family protein, whose amino-acid sequence MKRANALALLSLLFPLVVSAAGVELPVEGPGLRAALTEKGTVLVVTTPGWDAPTGHLWMLTRDGDGWRQLGSPMKVNVGRAGLGWGRGLSQPPAEARNPIKREGDGRAPAGLFRLGRVRGYGAQPPSGLRLPYAPSTQRSFCVDDGASAAYNQLVDLAQGEKVQWKSAEVLRRKDGVYELLLTVDHNGLEDAKAVVPGAGSCIFIHIWRGPGKPTVGCTALEKKEFERVLATLEPRSLLLQLPEAEYEAARQSWGLPALKP is encoded by the coding sequence ATGAAGCGCGCGAATGCCTTGGCTCTCTTGAGTCTGCTCTTTCCTCTGGTGGTGTCCGCGGCAGGGGTCGAGCTTCCCGTCGAAGGCCCGGGACTCCGGGCCGCGCTCACCGAGAAGGGGACGGTGCTCGTTGTCACCACTCCCGGTTGGGATGCTCCCACCGGGCACTTGTGGATGCTGACACGCGACGGCGACGGCTGGCGCCAGCTCGGCAGCCCGATGAAGGTGAACGTCGGGCGGGCGGGACTGGGCTGGGGCCGCGGCCTGTCGCAGCCACCGGCGGAGGCCCGCAATCCCATCAAGCGCGAGGGGGACGGCCGGGCCCCGGCTGGGCTGTTCCGCCTGGGACGTGTGCGCGGCTACGGGGCGCAGCCTCCTTCGGGGCTGCGGCTTCCCTACGCACCCTCTACCCAGCGCTCCTTCTGTGTCGATGATGGAGCCTCCGCTGCTTACAACCAGCTCGTGGACCTCGCTCAGGGCGAGAAGGTCCAGTGGAAATCGGCGGAGGTGCTTCGCCGCAAGGATGGCGTCTACGAGCTGCTGCTGACGGTGGACCACAACGGCCTGGAAGACGCCAAGGCGGTTGTCCCCGGGGCCGGAAGCTGCATCTTCATCCACATCTGGCGTGGGCCCGGTAAGCCCACCGTGGGCTGCACGGCGCTGGAGAAGAAGGAGTTCGAACGTGTCCTGGCCACCCTCGAGCCGCGCAGCCTGCTGCTGCAGCTCCCCGAGGCCGAGTATGAGGCCGCACGTCAATCCTGGGGATTGCCGGCGCTGAAGCCCTGA